One Streptomyces sp. NBC_00554 DNA segment encodes these proteins:
- a CDS encoding tetratricopeptide repeat protein — protein sequence MRDEQAVRDAARAELRSKLTDGLARARLAKSQLAQQTALSRTTIHQALQVGGPVPSPETVAALSRVLRLPEREMQDLRRAAIGETGPVPQVAAPGKPIGDWNPFDLEVHPSGLISSDDVTARTTDRLLSAYVPRAHDRVLENAVEDALQGRSRLVVLVGSSSTGKTRACWEAVQPLADHGWRLWHPFDPTRAEAALAELERVQPHTVVWLNESQHYLGDRLVGERVAAAVHSLLTHSRGPVLVLGTLWPEYADQYTYRPDASALDPHSQTREVLDGCTVTVPDAFDQDALGKAADLAKAGDGLLAGALTRAKRDGRVTQDLAGAPELLRRYERGTPAARAVLEAAMDARRLGVGLHLPQIFLTDAAFDYLTDHDYDELGDDWAEAAFAELARPVHGKQAPLRRTGPRPQRRPPSSENRDAARTLVSGPVFRLADYLEQHGRATRGTLCPPASFWYAAHTQFGQPEDLQNLARAADHRHRRQWAHHLWLRAAEAGSGSAMEWVMQAREQAGNHEGAKEIAWRAVRAGYPGALVSLAWMKEEEGDQDEAESIIRQAADSHPDVLVALAVRHEEAGDYERAEVLYRRVAMSGHAAALSNLARLREVDGDHREAEEFALKAAKAGLTDTLIDLAQIREQEGDLKRAEVLYRQASGAGSTRALADLPNLLERAGDSTGAEQMARKAVRAGITRALADLARQREEAGDFAGAEAMAQEAVHSGSHDTLLQLASMREHQGNLKRAEALYQTAADAGATLALVDLVRLRRQAGDLKGAEAICRKAVAAGHTSALVERAQIRDEAGDRQGAETAARAAAEAGHTDFLTTLARGREKEGDTEQAEALYRLAVDAGDSAAPAHLSRFLEGAGDIHGAEEMACKAAAMGNTERLFALARGREKEGDTEQAEALYRLAVDAGDSAAPAHLSRFLEGAGDIHGAEEMACKAAAMGNTKRLFTLARKREKQGDTEQAKALYRLAADARSSEAGEVLVQMLEKAGDCHGAELAAATYRSAFTTLLRLRETAGDSSGTDRLYRQAVDAGRIWDVPSAHERWPYGLDPDGSPTPPWE from the coding sequence GTGCGAGACGAGCAGGCGGTGCGTGATGCAGCACGCGCTGAGCTACGCAGTAAATTGACGGACGGGCTCGCTCGTGCCCGGCTGGCAAAGTCGCAGCTGGCGCAGCAGACCGCTTTGAGCCGCACGACCATCCACCAGGCGCTCCAGGTCGGTGGCCCTGTCCCTTCCCCGGAAACGGTTGCGGCCCTCTCACGTGTGCTGCGCTTGCCGGAGCGAGAGATGCAGGATCTACGGCGGGCGGCCATCGGTGAGACCGGCCCTGTTCCGCAGGTCGCCGCTCCGGGTAAGCCAATCGGCGACTGGAACCCCTTCGACTTGGAAGTACATCCTTCCGGTCTTATCTCAAGCGACGATGTGACCGCTCGGACTACCGATCGTCTGCTGTCGGCTTACGTTCCCCGAGCCCACGACCGAGTCCTCGAAAATGCGGTCGAGGACGCTCTGCAGGGGCGCAGTCGACTGGTGGTGCTGGTTGGTTCTTCCTCGACTGGTAAAACGAGGGCATGTTGGGAGGCAGTTCAGCCCCTGGCTGATCACGGATGGCGCCTGTGGCATCCCTTTGACCCCACACGTGCTGAGGCAGCGCTTGCAGAACTCGAGAGGGTGCAGCCGCATACCGTCGTCTGGTTGAACGAATCCCAGCATTATCTCGGCGATCGCCTGGTAGGCGAGAGAGTCGCGGCTGCTGTCCACAGCCTCCTCACGCACTCCCGAGGCCCCGTCCTCGTGTTAGGGACGCTTTGGCCTGAGTACGCCGACCAGTACACGTACCGCCCCGACGCAAGCGCGCTCGACCCGCATAGCCAGACGCGGGAAGTTCTTGACGGGTGCACTGTTACCGTCCCCGACGCTTTCGACCAGGACGCGCTGGGCAAGGCGGCTGATCTAGCGAAAGCTGGCGATGGCCTGTTGGCCGGCGCACTCACCCGCGCCAAGCGCGATGGACGGGTAACACAGGACCTCGCTGGAGCACCTGAATTGCTACGCCGATATGAACGCGGCACGCCAGCCGCCCGGGCGGTTCTGGAGGCGGCGATGGACGCACGTCGACTCGGTGTGGGCCTTCATCTTCCCCAGATTTTTCTCACCGATGCGGCATTCGACTACCTAACCGACCATGACTACGACGAGCTGGGTGATGACTGGGCGGAAGCCGCATTCGCCGAACTCGCGCGCCCCGTTCATGGCAAGCAGGCACCACTTCGACGTACCGGGCCCCGACCCCAACGTCGTCCGCCCAGCAGCGAAAACCGAGATGCAGCCCGCACTCTCGTCTCCGGACCCGTGTTCCGCCTCGCTGACTATCTCGAACAGCACGGGCGTGCCACGCGCGGCACACTGTGCCCGCCTGCGTCCTTCTGGTACGCCGCCCACACACAGTTCGGGCAACCCGAAGATCTCCAAAATCTCGCAAGAGCCGCTGACCATCGACACCGTCGGCAGTGGGCACATCATCTGTGGCTCCGTGCGGCGGAGGCGGGCAGTGGCTCTGCCATGGAGTGGGTCATGCAGGCACGGGAACAGGCGGGGAACCATGAGGGGGCGAAGGAAATAGCTTGGCGGGCCGTCCGTGCGGGTTACCCCGGTGCGCTGGTCAGTCTGGCTTGGATGAAGGAGGAGGAGGGAGATCAGGACGAAGCTGAATCCATCATTCGTCAAGCTGCCGACAGTCACCCAGACGTCCTCGTGGCACTAGCGGTTAGGCACGAGGAGGCGGGCGATTACGAACGCGCGGAAGTTCTCTACCGCAGGGTCGCCATGTCGGGTCATGCGGCTGCCTTGTCCAACCTGGCCCGTCTGCGAGAGGTAGACGGCGATCACCGGGAAGCCGAAGAGTTCGCCCTCAAGGCTGCCAAAGCCGGCCTCACCGACACCTTGATCGACTTGGCGCAGATACGTGAACAGGAAGGGGATCTGAAGCGCGCGGAGGTCCTCTACCGCCAGGCCTCAGGAGCCGGCAGCACCCGTGCCCTGGCTGACCTTCCTAACCTGCTGGAGCGGGCCGGAGACTCCACAGGCGCCGAGCAGATGGCCCGAAAAGCCGTGAGGGCGGGCATCACCCGTGCCCTGGCCGACCTGGCGCGTCAGCGGGAAGAGGCTGGCGACTTCGCGGGCGCCGAGGCCATGGCTCAGGAAGCTGTCCACTCTGGTAGCCACGACACGCTGTTGCAGCTGGCATCCATGCGGGAGCACCAAGGCAACCTGAAACGCGCTGAGGCGCTGTACCAAACGGCCGCTGATGCCGGAGCCACGCTTGCTTTGGTTGACCTGGTGCGGTTGCGGAGACAAGCAGGAGATCTGAAGGGTGCAGAAGCCATCTGCAGAAAGGCAGTTGCGGCCGGACACACCAGCGCACTTGTGGAACGGGCGCAGATCCGGGATGAGGCCGGAGACCGGCAGGGGGCTGAGACAGCGGCCCGTGCAGCTGCCGAAGCTGGACACACGGACTTTCTCACGACCCTTGCCCGGGGACGGGAGAAGGAAGGCGACACGGAGCAGGCTGAAGCCCTCTACCGCCTCGCCGTGGACGCCGGGGACAGCGCGGCTCCTGCCCACCTGTCGCGGTTTCTTGAAGGAGCCGGAGACATCCACGGTGCCGAGGAGATGGCTTGCAAGGCCGCCGCCATGGGCAACACTGAGAGGCTGTTCGCCCTTGCCCGGGGACGGGAGAAGGAAGGCGACACGGAGCAGGCTGAAGCCCTCTACCGCCTCGCCGTGGACGCCGGGGACAGCGCGGCTCCTGCCCACCTGTCGCGGTTTCTTGAAGGAGCCGGAGACATCCACGGTGCCGAGGAGATGGCTTGCAAGGCCGCCGCCATGGGCAATACCAAGAGGCTGTTCACCCTTGCCCGGAAACGGGAGAAGCAAGGCGATACTGAGCAGGCCAAGGCTCTCTATCGCTTGGCAGCAGACGCCAGGTCTTCCGAAGCAGGGGAGGTGCTGGTGCAGATGCTGGAGAAGGCAGGCGACTGCCACGGTGCTGAGCTGGCGGCCGCCACGTACCGCTCGGCGTTTACCACGCTGTTGAGGTTGCGGGAGACGGCCGGGGACAGTTCTGGGACGGACCGTCTGTACCGCCAGGCCGTAGACGCTGGTCGTATCTGGGACGTTCCTTCAGCCCATGAACGGTGGCCGTACGGGCTGGATCCGGACGGCTCTCCCACACCCCCATGGGAGTAA
- a CDS encoding tyrosine-type recombinase/integrase has product MAERMLPPSSRSPAAWVMRKPTLSTDVRVWKINQVRSKRAPYQLRWTVAGKVKTASFRTIALAEHRRSDLWKAMVKGEAFDVESGLPESELRAAAARANTRPDPSWWDFSREYMASRWRTSAAKTREGVADSLATVALAMMGDGKKAPSLEEVRLAMRWAVVPAHQDEDPPENLETACMWLQQRSLTLSSFTDPKVVRDVQYRLSFKLDDSPAAGETYKRRRRGFNTAIQYAIECGYLDVNPLAGLKRAGPTHGDVVDPRVLVNAVQGTQLLVAVSYIGSVHRNRGRRLVAFFACQLYAAMRPAEAVGLRERDCYLPEEGWGTLTLKETRPISGKRWTDSGKRQDKRGLKSRATKADRPVPIPPLLVVMLREHIREFGTAKDGRVFHNERGEVLGTSSYWRVWQEARLIALPPDKAESPLAHRPYELRHTCITNWLNAGVPVAEVARRAGNSPEVIHRRYEGCIDGHEEMNNGKIEKAMG; this is encoded by the coding sequence ATGGCGGAAAGGATGCTCCCGCCGAGTAGCCGGTCGCCGGCCGCGTGGGTCATGCGCAAACCGACTCTGTCCACGGACGTACGGGTATGGAAGATCAATCAAGTCCGGAGCAAAAGAGCTCCGTACCAGCTTCGTTGGACCGTCGCGGGTAAGGTCAAGACGGCCAGTTTCCGCACGATTGCCCTCGCCGAGCATCGCCGCTCCGATCTGTGGAAGGCGATGGTGAAGGGAGAGGCGTTCGACGTCGAGTCGGGGCTGCCGGAGTCTGAACTCCGCGCGGCTGCGGCACGGGCGAACACCAGGCCCGACCCGTCATGGTGGGACTTCAGCCGGGAGTACATGGCAAGCCGTTGGCGCACATCGGCGGCCAAGACCCGAGAGGGGGTGGCGGACAGCCTCGCCACGGTCGCGCTCGCGATGATGGGCGACGGGAAGAAGGCACCGTCACTGGAAGAGGTCCGCTTGGCGATGCGGTGGGCTGTCGTACCGGCGCATCAGGACGAAGACCCTCCTGAGAATCTCGAGACTGCCTGTATGTGGCTTCAGCAGCGCTCATTGACTTTGTCGTCATTCACCGACCCCAAGGTGGTGCGGGACGTCCAATACCGGCTGTCGTTCAAGTTGGACGACAGCCCGGCAGCAGGCGAGACCTACAAGCGGCGACGCCGCGGCTTCAACACCGCGATTCAGTACGCGATCGAGTGTGGGTACCTGGACGTGAACCCACTCGCGGGCCTGAAGCGCGCGGGTCCCACCCACGGGGACGTCGTAGACCCGCGGGTCCTGGTGAACGCGGTGCAGGGGACTCAGCTCCTTGTGGCGGTCTCGTACATCGGCTCGGTGCATCGCAACCGAGGGCGTCGACTGGTCGCCTTCTTCGCATGCCAGCTCTACGCAGCGATGCGGCCGGCCGAAGCGGTTGGACTCAGAGAAAGGGACTGTTACCTACCCGAAGAGGGGTGGGGAACGCTCACGCTCAAGGAAACTCGTCCGATCTCCGGCAAGCGGTGGACGGACTCAGGGAAGCGGCAGGATAAGCGCGGCCTCAAATCCCGTGCAACCAAGGCTGATCGACCGGTACCGATCCCGCCGCTGTTGGTCGTGATGCTGCGCGAGCACATCAGGGAGTTTGGGACGGCGAAGGACGGACGGGTCTTCCACAACGAACGCGGTGAGGTACTTGGGACTTCGAGCTACTGGCGGGTGTGGCAGGAGGCGCGCCTCATCGCCCTCCCGCCGGACAAGGCAGAATCGCCGCTCGCGCATCGGCCCTACGAGCTGCGTCATACATGCATCACGAACTGGCTGAACGCGGGCGTCCCTGTTGCCGAGGTCGCGCGCCGCGCGGGCAACTCACCCGAGGTCATCCACCGCCGTTACGAGGGTTGCATCGACGGCCATGAAGAGATGAACAACGGGAAGATTGAGAAGGCGATGGGCTAG